ACCATATCCCAAAAACTACAACCTGAacttaaagagaaaaagaaatgagagaaagcAAAGAGGGAGAGAGCGGAGTTTGAGTGTTTGACCCGAGAAAGtgataggaaaatgaaaatgaaaatgagtttgagttttgtgtttattgatgatgttgtgtttggttgacaagaaaatttaagaaaaattgagaTAGTTACtgcaagttttttttcttaatctttaaaattgaaaagaaaaaaggttcatttttataaaaaaattaaattagaattgcaaaattaaattttatttgtttttaaaattttaaattaaaatgctgaAGTGACAtattttaaatactaaataattttttaatattattttattggctaTGTCAGCATTTAATGTGCTAATAGTGGACTTCGTTTGCCACATCAGTAATTTCTGTTAAGTGAGTAAcgataaggaccaaaatggaacgtgttaattaatttagggactaaaaatgatgaaataaaaatataaagaccaaaatgaaaaaaaagatataaaatgtAAAAGTGTACttacgctttttttttttttttcgtaaaaAAATGTAGACTaaaaatggaaacaaaaatGGGCGCGCAAATGTAATGCTGAAAACGGGCTGGACCAGGCCACTCTCCATTAGCCAGTAACTAGTCTATGACTTGAGGGAGGTTAAATCAGTAAATTAACATATTCTATAAATATCTCTCGCACCTGTAACTGTAAACCAttcccaaaattcaaaatttcgaAGTCCTAACAGTTTCCACAAGTAGAACAACCAaagcaaagagaaagagagatagagagagagagagagaggattagGATCTCCCTCTAACAATGGCAATGATCCCTATACCGAGCGAACAAGTAGAGATCCCCATTAGAGAAAGGTCTGAGCAGTGGCAATGGGAGATTCAGTTCTCTCGCTTCTTCAACTACCCTCCTCTCTCCTCCACCTCTCCCGATCTCATTCCTCTCCCTCCCAAACTCCGTAACCGTCGTCCTCAAGGCACTTGgatctcttcctcttcctcttcctcttcctccgCCTCCTCCGCCTTCCTCCGCCTCCTCAACGATCCTTCCAACTCCGACTTTATCCTCACCGTCTCTTTCAGAGCCAAGATCCTTGTAACTCCTCCCTTCTCTTCTTCTACAACTTTCTTCTGCTCCAACTTTCAAAATTAAACTTATCTTATTTTGAAACCTCACGTTTTAGTTTAATCTCTATTGATTTGCATTTGCACGCTAATAATCACACTCAATCAGCGGATTGtgaattcaattaattttttaattagctCCTATAACTTCTGCtccatttttttcaattaattctgatttgattttttcaGGAATTTCCCGCGCTTTTTTGGATGATCTACCTCTAACTTCtgctccattttttttttttcaattaattacgaaattcaaataattatttaattagatcATCCAAACTTCGTTTAAATCTAGGGGATTATGCTGTGTTTGTTTATACGATTTAACATTTCACGAATTTCCTGCGTTATTTGAAGCACTGCCTATAAGAACTTATACGATTGCGGTTTTTGTTTAGGCTTccgtttttttaatataatatatggaTATTCAATTCTTGGTTTATGAATTCCATTCCCATATAATTCATGAGAATTCGAGATGCCTTCTCTTCAATTCTAATCTAATATCTTTCAAATTCAGGTGTCTAAGAATAGTAGCATTCTGTGTTTTAAgcattatttctttatttacatTGCAACTTTTTCAAGATTCTTTAGGGCATGTACTGATTAGTTGATTACCGCAAAGTAATGATATGGATTATATCGCAACAGCCaaacagatttttatttttttgtaattgtaaaTTCCATTTTGTTCATATTTGTAGAAAGCACAAATGATATGTTTGAACAGAACTTGAGTTTTGTGGTTAAAACATGTTGCAGGAACAGCACTATGTGTCCAAGCTGCACTTCTCATGGCCTCAGGTCTCGTGCGTTGCTGGATTTCCTGCCAGGGGTATAAGGGCAGTTTTTGTGAGCTACAGAGATCAAGTAGGCGAGGCAAGTTGCTTAATTACTCTATTTGTGTACCATAGTCACTCAATTTTGAATATGTTAGATTTTGTGGGTGCTAAGTTGTAAAGGCATGATAGACTGACTGTATGATGGATTTATGATTGATTCTTTATGACTTCAATAAGAAATGTTTTTGACTGACATAGCTTCATAGCTGTTACTGGTAATATGTATACTTTTCTTTCCTCTGGCATTACTACTTATaatcaagtggtttttcagaCGTAACTAGTTTAttagaaaatattgtaatttagAATAGTTCTTCATTTCTCCAAAGCCCGTTTAATTATTTTCCGCGTCTTTGCAGATCCAGAAGTTTGCTTTGCGATTTTCAACAATTTATGAAGCAGATGGATTCATAAATGCTTTGAAGGTGAAACCAATGGGTCTTTATAATATAGATAATCATTATAACTTCTTGAAGCCAATGGCCACACTAGGTTTACAATACTTTTCCTCTTTCTCATGCACTGATGGTGTCATGCTTTTTTTCCTCTGTCAGGAGATCTTGAAGGATATGAGGGATATTCCACCTCTGAATAGTGACTATGGCTCTGAAATTGTATCGCAATCTGAGTTTATGTCTTCAAATACACACCCGGATAGGTAAAATAGAAGACTGCTGTCGATTTATTAGGTcattgctatatatatatatgagtgtaTGTCAATATATAAATGTGAGAGAATACTGAGCAAGGTTTGCTGTGTATGCAGAGCTTTTGAGAACTTGAATCTTATGACTTCTCCTGAAACTTATACTCCTCAAATGTCACCAAGCTTGAAAAATGAAGTTGAGCAACACTCATCTAACCAGGAAAAGGAAACTACATTCACTCACGAG
This genomic stretch from Quercus lobata isolate SW786 chromosome 3, ValleyOak3.0 Primary Assembly, whole genome shotgun sequence harbors:
- the LOC115982619 gene encoding protein POOR HOMOLOGOUS SYNAPSIS 1; the protein is MAMIPIPSEQVEIPIRERSEQWQWEIQFSRFFNYPPLSSTSPDLIPLPPKLRNRRPQGTWISSSSSSSSSASSAFLRLLNDPSNSDFILTVSFRAKILEQHYVSKLHFSWPQVSCVAGFPARGIRAVFVSYRDQVGEIQKFALRFSTIYEADGFINALKEILKDMRDIPPLNSDYGSEIVSQSEFMSSNTHPDRAFENLNLMTSPETYTPQMSPSLKNEVEQHSSNQEKETTFTHEFEGIQASLPPSFTALLTNCCAEVYQGSGSAQSNLCEEVDLKSQIVRYMEDSSFQDMLIKVEKVISEIGGDLTL